From the genome of Pseudomonas sp. WJP1:
AGGGACACGGCAAACCCACGAAAAGGACCGTCATGAATGAACAACTATCTCGCAGCCCTCTGCGTAACCTTACTGATCAGCACCACACCCACCGCTCTTGCCACATCGTCGGTTGACCTCACGGTCACAGGCACCCTAACCCCACTGGCCTGCACGCCAACGCTGTCCAACAACGGCCTCGTCGACTACGAAAAAATCTCCCGGCAGGACCTTAACGTCGACAAACGCACACAACTGCCCGACCAGACGCTGGACCTCAATATTCAATGCAATGCGCCCGCGCGTTTTGCCCTGCAGATGCGCGACAACCGCGACGGCTCGGCCATCGTCAACAGCGAGATTTATTACGGCCTGAACCACGACGGCAGCAACAATAAAATCGGCCTGTATTCGCTGCACTTCGATCCGGCCAACACGGTGGTGGACGATCTGACGCAGGTCTATCGCACCGACTCCACCACCGGCGGCAAAGCCTGGAGTTCGTCGAACAGCCGCCCCATTCCAATTGGCGCCAGAAGCTACCTGGGGTTTACCGACGTGGCCGGCAGCAGCGCCGGCCCGATTGCGATCCACAACCTGACGAGCCGTGTGACCATCCAAACCGTCATCTCGCCCACCTCCGAGCTGGACCTCAGCGCCGAGGTGCAACTCGATGGCGCGGCGACGCTGGAAGTTGTCTATTTGTAGTTCAAACCTTCTCGCTGACCACCTGAACGTAGAGCGAACGTCCCGCACCAAGGCCGGCAATGATCGCGCCGAGGCCAATCACGCCAAAGATCCAGCCCACAGCACTCCAGCCGCCGGTCCAGTCGTGCACGATGCCGACCGCGAACGGCCCCATGGAGGCCAGGGTGTAACCAAAACCCTGGGCCATGCTCGACAGGTTCGCCGCCACGTGGGAATCGCGCGAGCGCAATACGATCAGGGTCAATGCCAGGCTGAAGGTCGCGCCCTGCCCCAGCCCCAGTACAATCGCCCAACCCCACAAGCCTTCGATCGGGGCGTACAGACAACCGAACAAACCACCCAGGGTCAGCGCCATGACGATCACGATCGCCAGGCGCTGATCCTTGCCGCGCGTCGCCAGCCAGGGTGCGGCGAGGGAGCTGATCAATTGAACGATCACCGAACCCGACAACACCAGGCCGGCCTGGGTTGCGCTCAGGCCACGCCCGATCAGGATCGACGGCAACCAGCCGAACACGATGTAGGCCAGGGACGATTGCAGGCCCATGTACAAGGTGACTTGCCAGGCCAACGGATCGCGCAGCAACCCCCGCACGCGATAGGCAACGTTGTGCGCGCCGTGTTTCTGTCCGGTTTGCGGCAGCCAGAACATCGCCGCGATCAAGGCTGGAATCACCCAGAACCCGAGGCCCAGGCTCCAGCTGTTGTCGAAGTGTTCGCTCAGCGGCACCGTGGCGCCCGCCGCCATGGCCGCGCCCAGGCACAGGGCCATGGTGTAGACACCGGTCATGGTCCCGGCCTGTTTGGCGAAGTCGCGCTTGACGATGCCTGGCAGCAACACGCCGATCACGCCGATGCTGGCACCTGCCAGCACACTGCCGGCAAACAGGCCGATCTCGCCAAAGGAACTGCGCAGGATGATCCCGCCCGCCAGTGTCAGGAGAATGCCCAACACCACGCGTTCGGCGCCGAAGCGGCGCGCCAGCACCGGTGCCAGCGGGGCGAACAGGCCCAGGCACAACACCGGCAACGTGGTCAGCAACCCGGCCTGCGACGCCGACAACCCGAGGTTTTTCGACACCTCGCTCAGCATCGGCGCCATGCTCGACAGCGCCGGACGCAGGTTCAGCGCCACCAGAATCAGGCCCAGCAGCAGCAACCATGGGCGCCGTAGAATCGGCTGGGTTTGCTGGACCTGTTCGTCATCGGCCTCGGCGTCGATCAGCAGCTCTTCCAGCTCTGCCGTGCGCTTGGGGGAAGTGACATCGGTGTGCGGGCTGGACATGGTGTTCTCGGTTTCAAGGTTCATTGATCAACTGCCTCGACAGGGCTTTGGCCCGCTCCGGGTCGCGTTGCTCGACGGCATCGAGCAGCTCGACGTGCAGGTCGAAGACCTCCTGGCGTCGGGGGGTGATGTTCAGGCAGTGGCGCAATTGTTCGCCGACAACACTGGAGAAGTAGCGATACAGCTCACTGAGGGTCGGGTTGTGCGCGGCGTCCACCAGGCGTCGGTGGAACACCAGGTCACAGGCGATGTAGGTGTCGAGATCACCGTGATAATGGCTGCCGCTGACGCCCAGTGCCTCACGCAAGGCCACCAGGTCTTCATCGGTGCGGCGCATGGCGGCCAGGCCGATGGCCTCGACTTCGAGGATGTGCCGGGTCTCGCGGGCCTGCTCCTGGGAGCAACGAGTCAAGGCCTTCATGGTGTCCAGCGGATCGACCACGGCACGCAGATAACTGCCGTCGCCCTGCCGAATCTCGATCAACCCGGAAAACGCCAACACGCGCATGGCTTCGCGCACCGTGTTGCGGCTGATGCCCAGCTCGGCGGACAACTCAGGCTCGGTGGGCAATCGTTGACCGACTGTCCAGGCGCCCTGTGTGATGCGCAGGCGTAATTGTTCCAGGGCCTGATCGACCAGGGAGCGTTTGATTAGCGGAGAAGTGTCTGACATGGGATTCGTCCTTTCATCCAATCATAGGATGAATTTTCTGACATCTTAGTCAGCTTCACGCCAAAGGACAACCTCCCCGTAACCTGTAGGAGCGAGCCTGCTCGCGATGGACGTTAACGATGACGCGGGTAGCCTGACACCCCGCGGAGTTCTCAAGTTCATCGCGAGCAGGCTCGCTCCTACAATGTTCAGGCAAAAAAAAGGCCCTTCACGGTTTGCCGTGAAGGGCCTTTTTTGTTGCCCGAGTATCAGGCTTCGGTCTTGGCTGCTGCAGCCTTGGCCGCGGCGTCCTTGATCAGCGCCTGCAACGAACCATCAGCGGACATTTCAGTCATGATGTCGCTACCGCCAACCAGCTCGCCAGCTACCCACAGTTGCGGGAAGGTTGGCCAGTTGGCGTATTTTGGCAGGTTGGCGCGGATTTCCGGGTTCTGCAGGATATCCACGTACGCAAATTTTTCGCCACACGCCATCACGGCCTGCGCGGCTTTCGCGGAGAAGCCGCACTGCGGGGCATTCGGCGAGCCTTTCATGTAAAGCAGAATGGTGTTGTTGGCAATCTGCTCTTTAATCGTTTCGATGATATCCATGGAGCACCTCGGCTGAACTTTCCGACTCATGGGTCGGCACGGTGGCGCATTGTAACGGAAAGCCGAGCGCCCTGCTCGGTCTCTCCGTCAGATGCGATCAGGCCGCTACCACGGTCACCGGCACACCGTTCAACGCCGCGTTACCCGACAACTCATCGAGCTGACACTCGTCGGTCAGGTCATTGGCGCTCGAGCCTGGCTGACCACTGGCGATGCTCATTTGCACACCCGGCCGGGCATGGCCCCAACCGTGCGGAAGGCTGACCACACCTTTCATCATATCCGGGCTGGCCAGCACTTCCACTTCGATCACCCCGACCCGCGAACGGACCCGCACCTTCTGCCCGTCGCTTAACGCGCGACTGGCCAGATCATCCGGGTGCATCAACAACTGATGACGCGGCTTGCCCTTCACCAGGCGGTGATAGTTATGCATCCACGAGTTGTTGCTGCGCACATGGCGCCGGCCGATCATCAACAACTCATCGCTGGCAGGCGCCCGCAACGCCGCGAAGCGCGCCAGGTCGGCGAGGATCGCGGCGGGGGCAGCCTGGACTCGCTGATTGGCGGTTTTCAGGCGCGGCGCCAGGTTGGGTTTCAGCGCTCCCAGATCAACCCCATGGGGATGATCGAACAGGGTTGCCAGTGACAGCTTGTGCGGCGACGCGTCGCCGTACAGTCCCATGCGCAAGCCGCGGTCGATCATCTGCGCCGGAGCGATGGTGGGCTTCAGCTCCTTGCCGGTCTTCGCCGCAAACGCCTTGGCCAGCCCGACGAAAATCTCCCAGTCGTGCAAGGCGCCTTCAGGCTTGGGCAGGATGGCGCGGTTGAAGCGGCTGACGTTGCGCACCGCAAACATATTGAAGGTGGTGTCGTAATGATCGTTTTCCAGCGCCGAGGTAGACGGCAGGATCAGGTCGGCATAGCGCGTGGTTTCATTGATGTACAGGTCGACACTGACCATGAACTCCAGGCCGTCCAGCGCCTGCTCCAGCTGACGACCATTGGGCGTGGACAACACCGGGTTGCCCGCCACGGTGATCAGCGCACGGACCTGCCCGTCGCCTTCGGTGAGCATCTCTTCGGCCAGCGCCGACACCGGCAATTCGCCGCCGTACTCGGGACGCCCGGACACCCGGCTCTGCCACAAATTGAAATGACCGCCCGACGTCGAAGCCACCAGGTCAACTGCAGGCTCTGTGCACAACGCGCCGCCGACGCGGTCGAGGTTGCCGCTGACCAGGTTGATCAACTGCACCAGCCAATGGCACAGCGTGCCGAATGCCTGGGTCGAGACACCCATGCGGCCGTAGCAAACCGCGGTGGGTGCGGCGGCAAAATCCCGCGCCAATTGACGAATTTGTTCCGCCGGCACCGCACACAATGGGCTCATGGTTTCGGCGGTGAAATCGGCCACGGCTTCGCGCACCTGATCCAGGCCGTCCACTGGCAAATGACTGTCGCGGGTCAGGCCTTCGGCGAACAGGGTATTGAGCAGACCGAACAGCAGCGCCGCATCGCCACCGGGGCGCACGAACAGATGCTGGTCGGCGATCGCCGCCGTTTCGCTGCGGCGCGGGTCGACCACCACGACTTTGCCGCCCCGGGCCTGGATCGCCTTCAAGCGTTTTTCCACATCCGGCACGGTCATGATGCTGCCATTGGAGGCCAGCGGATTGCCGCCTAGGATCAACATGAAGTCGGTGTGGTCGATGTCCGGAATCGGCAGCAGCAAGCCGTGGCCGTACATCAAGTGACTGGTCAGGTGATGGGGCAACTGGTCGACCGACGTCGCGGAAAACCGGTTACGGGTTTTCAGCAGGCCGAGAAAATAATTGCTGTGGGTCATCAGCCCATAGTTGTGCACGCTGGGATTGCCTTGATAGACCGCCACCGCGTTCTGCCCGTGGCGCTCCTGAATCGCGGCCAGGCGTTCGGCGACCAGGTTGAAGGCGTCTTCCCACTCGATGGGTTGCCATTCGCCGCCCACCCGCCGCATCGGCTGATGCAGGCGATCCGGATCGTTCTGGATATCTTGGAGGGCAACCGCCTTGGGGCAGATGTGCCCGCGACTGAAAGTGTCCTGGGGATCGCCCTTGATCGAGGTGATCTGCAGGTTGCCTTCGAGCTCGGTGGTTTCGATGGTCAGGCCGCAAATGGCCTCACACAAATGGCACGCACGGTGATGGAGAGTCTTGGTCATGGCCAGTCTCTGTCTTGTTCTGGGCGGGCATTAGCGACCGCGGGAACAAAACTATGGCGCCGGACCTGGCGCCGCGCCAGCGACGTTCGTCTTGTGAATCGGTGGCCATCAGGCCTGCCGATAACCGCGCACGATCAGCTCGAAGGCAACCGCGGCGGCGTGTGCAACTGGATTTCCTGGAGGGGTTCGACCGGCCCATGGGCGGGGTGCACACCGGTCAGCTCGCCGATCAGGCGCCAGTGGTCGTCGAGCCCGGCACTGATAGTGACCATGCGGTCGATCATGCGCCGTCCTGCGTCCCGCGTGACCTGATCGTCACTGCGCAGCAGTTCGAAAGACATCGATGTCATGGAGGCGGTCAGGTGAGTCAGGGAGCGGGCCGTGAGGCCGAGCAATTCCATAAGCTGCTGTTCTTTCGATTCCATCGCTGAGCTTCCTGCGTCACTCGTGAATTAGTTATAACCCAGCACTTTGCATTCGCAAGTATTTCAGATCGCCTGCGCCCGGCCCGAAGGCCCCGAACGACAGGTCGAAAACCGACTGTCTGCTCGCCATCCCCGCCCCGCTGGATTGCCAAGTTCCACGGCGCCGGTGTACAAATGCCTGGCTGCTGTCAGGAAACAGGCTTCAAAAAGCGTTATCGCAGTCATCCGATAGCCTCTCTGAAATCCCCTAATAACCGTAGCCCTATTGGTAAGACGCGACATTTAATTATAAGATCGCGCCTTCCCCTATTTCGTCGCCCCGTGCGGCTTACGCCGCAGGTCTCGCCCGTTGTTCCGTTAAACAAGGCTTTGAGCATCTGCGGTTTGTAGCAAAAAGGTAGTCAATGATGAGCGCAAGGCACTTTCTCTCCCTGATGGATTGCACGCCCCAAGAGCTGGTCAGCGTGATCCGTCGAGGC
Proteins encoded in this window:
- a CDS encoding DUF1120 domain-containing protein, with product MNNYLAALCVTLLISTTPTALATSSVDLTVTGTLTPLACTPTLSNNGLVDYEKISRQDLNVDKRTQLPDQTLDLNIQCNAPARFALQMRDNRDGSAIVNSEIYYGLNHDGSNNKIGLYSLHFDPANTVVDDLTQVYRTDSTTGGKAWSSSNSRPIPIGARSYLGFTDVAGSSAGPIAIHNLTSRVTIQTVISPTSELDLSAEVQLDGAATLEVVYL
- a CDS encoding CynX/NimT family MFS transporter — protein: MNLETENTMSSPHTDVTSPKRTAELEELLIDAEADDEQVQQTQPILRRPWLLLLGLILVALNLRPALSSMAPMLSEVSKNLGLSASQAGLLTTLPVLCLGLFAPLAPVLARRFGAERVVLGILLTLAGGIILRSSFGEIGLFAGSVLAGASIGVIGVLLPGIVKRDFAKQAGTMTGVYTMALCLGAAMAAGATVPLSEHFDNSWSLGLGFWVIPALIAAMFWLPQTGQKHGAHNVAYRVRGLLRDPLAWQVTLYMGLQSSLAYIVFGWLPSILIGRGLSATQAGLVLSGSVIVQLISSLAAPWLATRGKDQRLAIVIVMALTLGGLFGCLYAPIEGLWGWAIVLGLGQGATFSLALTLIVLRSRDSHVAANLSSMAQGFGYTLASMGPFAVGIVHDWTGGWSAVGWIFGVIGLGAIIAGLGAGRSLYVQVVSEKV
- a CDS encoding FadR/GntR family transcriptional regulator, whose amino-acid sequence is MSDTSPLIKRSLVDQALEQLRLRITQGAWTVGQRLPTEPELSAELGISRNTVREAMRVLAFSGLIEIRQGDGSYLRAVVDPLDTMKALTRCSQEQARETRHILEVEAIGLAAMRRTDEDLVALREALGVSGSHYHGDLDTYIACDLVFHRRLVDAAHNPTLSELYRYFSSVVGEQLRHCLNITPRRQEVFDLHVELLDAVEQRDPERAKALSRQLINEP
- the grxD gene encoding Grx4 family monothiol glutaredoxin yields the protein MDIIETIKEQIANNTILLYMKGSPNAPQCGFSAKAAQAVMACGEKFAYVDILQNPEIRANLPKYANWPTFPQLWVAGELVGGSDIMTEMSADGSLQALIKDAAAKAAAAKTEA
- a CDS encoding molybdopterin oxidoreductase family protein, whose translation is MTKTLHHRACHLCEAICGLTIETTELEGNLQITSIKGDPQDTFSRGHICPKAVALQDIQNDPDRLHQPMRRVGGEWQPIEWEDAFNLVAERLAAIQERHGQNAVAVYQGNPSVHNYGLMTHSNYFLGLLKTRNRFSATSVDQLPHHLTSHLMYGHGLLLPIPDIDHTDFMLILGGNPLASNGSIMTVPDVEKRLKAIQARGGKVVVVDPRRSETAAIADQHLFVRPGGDAALLFGLLNTLFAEGLTRDSHLPVDGLDQVREAVADFTAETMSPLCAVPAEQIRQLARDFAAAPTAVCYGRMGVSTQAFGTLCHWLVQLINLVSGNLDRVGGALCTEPAVDLVASTSGGHFNLWQSRVSGRPEYGGELPVSALAEEMLTEGDGQVRALITVAGNPVLSTPNGRQLEQALDGLEFMVSVDLYINETTRYADLILPSTSALENDHYDTTFNMFAVRNVSRFNRAILPKPEGALHDWEIFVGLAKAFAAKTGKELKPTIAPAQMIDRGLRMGLYGDASPHKLSLATLFDHPHGVDLGALKPNLAPRLKTANQRVQAAPAAILADLARFAALRAPASDELLMIGRRHVRSNNSWMHNYHRLVKGKPRHQLLMHPDDLASRALSDGQKVRVRSRVGVIEVEVLASPDMMKGVVSLPHGWGHARPGVQMSIASGQPGSSANDLTDECQLDELSGNAALNGVPVTVVAA